In Oryza sativa Japonica Group chromosome 2, ASM3414082v1, the following are encoded in one genomic region:
- the LOC4330491 gene encoding ATP-dependent DNA helicase homolog RECG, chloroplastic isoform X2: protein MGYSNTQELIEQERARRGSATELISVCKEIEFPEMCAKFPCIKIGDSSPIELYAAAASMSQKETVLSENLTNFMRESGGNFGAAYEFSDKCHPLDPTLTNVDHLSISEESSLTAQFVSLEPAVDTDACPESLAVADATVSDSSILDRSIRCFPGTTSRQYRQLEDGGFHTVRKLLQHFPRTYADLQNPQGSIEEGQYIMLFGTVVSSRGARLKHTLGYLEVVVSCSIIESELSSSVKSCNSQAEQKKTIHLHLKKFFSGTRFSSPSFLKCISSKYKEGDLAYVSGKIKKALTKDHYDLREYTIDMLEEEEQQCTLLDRKPYPIYPSKAGLKPSLLSLSISRALKMLTPDIDPMPHEVLVEFNLPNLFDAYMGIHKPKNRDEADFARRRLIFDDFFYLQLGRLFQMLEAVGTRVEKEELLLKCKNHELNAVGADEWSPLARKLLKVLPYLLTPSQLNAVKEIIWDLRRPVPMNRLLQGDVGCGKTVVAFLACMEVISSGFQAAFMVPTEVLALQHYEHLTSLLEKFDGDECKPNIALLTGSTSTRESRIIRNGLKTGEIAMVIGTHSLIGDKTEFSALRISVIDEQQRFGVVQRGRFNSKLYTPSTKSSDDDTISDENSASEIFMAPHVLAMSATPIPRTLALALYGDMSLTQITDLPPGRQPIETLALEGNDAGFESVFQMMSDELVDGGKVYLVYPIIEESEQLPQLHAAKAEFDSIKQKFEGYPCGLLHGRMRSDEKDGALSSFRSGETRILLSTQVIEIGVDVPDASMMVVMNAERFGMSQLHQLRGRVGRGERKSRCVFLCSTPSALPRLKVLEKSSDGFYLANADLLLRGPGDLLGKKQSGHLPEFPIARLEIDGSILQEAHLAALNVLGTSNDLAQFPGLKVELSMRQPLCILGD, encoded by the exons ATGGGTTATAGTAATACACAAGAATTAATTGAGCAAGAAAGAGCCCGCAGAGGATCTGCTACAGAATTGATCAGTGTATGCAAAGAAATTGAGTTCCCAGAAATGTGTGCAAAGTTTCCATGCATAAAAATTGGTGATTCATCACCTATTGAACtatatgctgctgctgctagcatGAGTCAGAAAGAAACTGTGCTTTCTGAAAACCTCACGAATTTCATGCGAGAGTCCGGTGGAAATTTTGGGGCAGCTTATGAGTTTTCTGACAAATGCCATCCATTAGATCCAACCCTTACAAACGTCGATCACCTATCAATCAGTGAAGAGAGTTCTCTCACAGCACAGTTTGTTTCTCTTGAACCGGCAGTTGATACCGATGCTTGTCCAGAGTCATTGGCAGTGGCAGATGCTACAGTTTCTGATTCTAGCATCTTGGACAGAAGTATAAGATGTTTTCCCGGAACAACTAGTAGGCAATATCGCCAGCTAGAGGATGGTGGTTTCCATACG GTACGGAAATTGTTGCAGCATTTTCCCCGGACCTATGCAGATCTACAAAATCCTCAAGGTTCAATAGAAGAGGGGCAGTACATCATGCTGTTTGGAACCGTTGTATCTTCCAG GGGAGCCAGACTTAAGCACACTTTAGGTTACCTTGAGGTTGTTGTTAGTTGTTCAATAATCGAGAGTGAGTTAAGCTCTTCAGTTAAGAGTTGTAACTCTCAAGCAGAACAAAAGAAGACAATTCATTTGCACCTCAAGAAATTTTTCAGCGGCACACGCTTCTCTTCTCCATCTTTTCTTAAGTGTATATCATCGAAGTACAAAGAGGGGGATCTTGCTTATGTCAGCGGTAAG ATCAAGAAGGCGCTTACTAAAGACCATTATGATTTGAGAGAGTACACTATTGACATGCTTGAAGAAGAGGAACAACAATGCACCCTGCTTGACAGGAAACCATATCCTATATACCCATCAAAAGCAGGATTGAAACCAAGTTTGCTGAGCCTCTCCATCTCAAG GGCCTTGAAGATGCTGACGCCAGACATTGACCCTATGCCTCATGAAGTTCTTGTTGAATTCAACTTGCCCAATCTCTTTGAT GCTTACATGGGAATCCACAAGCCTAAGAATCGAGATGAAGCCGATTTTGCTCGGAGAAGGCTTATTTTCGATGATTTCTTTTATCTTCAG TTGGGAAGACTGTTTCAAATGCTTGAAGCTGTTGGTACACGGGTTGAGAAGGAAGAATTGTTATTGAAGTGCAAAAATCATGAGCTAAATGCTGTTGGTGCTGACGAGTGGTCTCCTCTTGCAAGGAAATTGTTAAAAGTTCTTCCTTATTTGCTTACTCCTAGTCAATTGAATGCTGTTAAAGAGATTATATGGGATCTCAGAAGACCAGTTCCTATGAACAGACTCTTGCAA GGTGATGTTGGTTGTGGTAAAACCGTAGTTGCTTTCCTTGCATGCATGGAGGTCATTAGCTCAGGATTTCAG gctGCTTTCATGGTTCCAACGGAGGTTCTTGCCCTCCAGCATTATGAACATCTAACTTCATTGCTGGAGAAGTTTGATGGAGATGAATGCAAACCAAACATTGCTTTACTAACTGGTTCAACTTCCACGAGGGAATCAAGGATTATTCGAAAT GGTCTCAAGACAGGAGAAATAGCAATGGTCATTGGAACACACAGCTTAATTGGTGATAAAACCGAATTCTCAGCTTTGCGCATCTCTGTTATAGATGAGCAGCAGCGCTTTGGTGTTGTTCAAAGAGGAAGGTTTAATAGTAAG CTATATACCCCTTCCACGAAATCGAGTGATGATGATACAATCTCAGACGAGAATTCCGCTTCTGAAATATTTATGGCTCCCCATGTTCTTGCTATGTCCGCTACTCCAATCCCAAGAACGTTGGCTCTTGCTCTGTATGGGGACATGTCCCTTACACAG ATCACGGACTTGCCTCCAGGAAGACAACCTATAGAAACTCTTGCTCTTGAAGGAAATGATGCTGGTTTTGAATCTGTCTTCCAG atgatgAGTGATGAACTGGTTGATGGAGGCAAGGTCTACCTCGTATATCCTATCATAGAAGAATCAGAGCAGCTACCACAACTTCATGCAGCAAAAGCCGAGTTTGATTCCATAAAGCAAAAATTTGAAGGTTATCCCTGTGGGCTGTTGCACGGTCGCATGAGGAGCGATGAGAAGGATGGAGCCCTCAGCAGTTTTAGATCCGGGGAAACACGTATTCTCCTCTCAACACAAGTGATTGAGATTGGAGTCGATGTTCCTGATGCTTCCATGATGGTTGTCATGAATGCTGAGAGATTTGGAATGTCTCAGCTGCACCAGTTAAGGGGTCGGGTAGGGCGTGGCGAAAGGAAATCCAGATGTGTGTTCCTATGCTCCACTCCTAGCGCGCTGCCAAGGTTGAAGGTGCTTGAGAAGTCATCCGATGGATTCTACTTGGCTAACGCCGACCTGCTACTGCGTGGCCCTGGTGATCTACTCGGCAAGAAACAGTCAGGGCATCTTCCAGAGTTTCCAATAGCTAGACTGGAGATTGATGGCAGTATTCTACAAGAAGCTCATCTTGCTGCACTT AACGTTTTGGGAACAAGCAACGACCTTGCACAATTTCCAGGACTAAAAGTTGAGCTCAGCATGAGACAACCGCTGTGCATTCTTGGAGATTGA
- the LOC4330492 gene encoding heat shock 70 kDa protein 17, which produces MAPPRTSGLLLLLAAVVAAAAVVLVPPAEAAVASIDLGSEWLKVAAVHLAPGRVPIAVAINEMSKRKSPALAALADGNRLAGEEASGITARHPSKVFARARDLLAKPFPYVRSVAEALFLPYDLVPDARGAAAVRADDGQVYTVEEIVAMVLHYAAGLADAHVGAPVRDAVVAVPPYFGQAERRALTQAAQLAGVNVLALINEHAGAALQYGIDKDFSNESRHVIFYDMGAGSTYAALVYYSAYKAKEFGKTVSVNQFQVKDVRWDSKLGGLEMEMRLVNYFADQFNKQLGNGVDIRQSPKAMAKLKKQVKRTKEILSANTAAPISVESLYNDLDFRSTITREKFEELCEELWEQALTPVKEVLAHSGMKIDDIYAVELIGGATRVPKLQAKLQEFLGRSDLDKHLDADEAIVLGASLHAANLSDGIKLNRKLGMIDGSTYGFVFEINGPDYVKDESTDQLLVPRMKKLGIKMFRSIRHTKDFDVSISYEKASELPPGVTSHKFVEYSVSGLTDASEKYSSRNLSAPIKANLHFSLSRSGIISLDRAEAVIEITEWVEVPKKNLTLESNSTSQTLSSEGGAANDTSDSKENVSSDGDANKSSAPIDESNAQDIVTEKVLKKRTFRVPLKVVEKMAGAGSILSKELYSEAKTRLEALDKKDAERRRTAELKNNLESYIYSMKEKLEENTEILTVSTEQERESFAEKLNEVQDWLYMDGEDAQANEFKERLDQLKAIGDPILFRLSELKARPTACENARLYLAELQKIVKNWDSNKPWLPKKRVDEVVSEAEKVKTWLEEKEAIQKSTPVYSPPAFTSEEVYEKVLDLQDKVSSVNRIPKPKPKIEKKPPKEEESANKEKTDSSESESKEAESTETSSESAAPEESQSEPQKTDDLEPEAHDEL; this is translated from the exons ATGGCGCCGCCCCGCACATcgggtctcctcctcctcctcgccgcggtcgtcgcggccgccgccgtcgtcctcgtcccgccggcggaggcggcggtggcgagcatCGACCTGGGGTCGGAGTGGCTCAAGGTGGCCGCCGTGCACCTCGCCCCCGGACGCGTCCCGATCGCGGTGGCCATCAACGAGATGTCGAAGCGCAAGTCCCCGgcgctcgccgcgctcgccgacggcaaccggctcgccggcgaggaggcgtcCGGCATCACCGCGCGCCACCCGTCCAAGGTGTTCGCCCGCGCGCGGGACCTCCTCGCGAAGCCCTTCCCCTACGTGCGGTCCGTCGCGGAGGCGCTCTTCCTCCCCTACGACCTCGTCCCcgacgcgcgcggcgccgccgcggtccGCGCGGACGACGGGCAGGTCTACACCGTCGAGGAGATCGTCGCGATGGTGCTCCACTACGCCGCTGGGCTCGCGGATGCGCACGTCGGCGCTCCTGTGCgtgacgccgtcgtcgccgttccgccctacTTTGGGCAGGCCGAACGCCGGGCCTTGACGCAGGCGGCGCAGCTTGCCGGAGTTAACGTCCTCGCGCTCATCAATGAGCACGCCGGGGCAGCGTTGCAGTACGGGATCGACAAGGATTTCTCGAACGAGTCGAGGCATGTTATCTTCTATGACATGGGCGCAGGTAGTACCTACGCCGCGCTGGTGTACTACTCAGCTTACAAGGCCAAGGAGTTTGGGAAGACGGTATCGGTGAACCAGTTCCAG GTTAAGGATGTTAGATGGGACTCCAAACTTGGAGGCCTTGAAATGGAAATGCGCCTGGTAAACTATTTTGCTGATCAATTTAATAAACAACTCGGTAATGGAGTTGATATCCGCCAGTCTCCCAAGGCGATGGCTAAGTTGAAGAAGCAAGTTAAGCGTACCAAAGAAATTCTGAGTGCAAATACTGCTGCTCCAATTTCAGTTGAATCACTATATAATGATCTCGATTTCAG GAGTACCATTACAcgtgaaaaatttgaagaactTTGTGAAGAATTATGGGAGCAGGCTCTAACTCCAGTTAAAGAAGTGCTTGCACATTCTGGAATGAAGATTGATGATATCTATGCTGTAGAATTAATAGGAGGAGCTACTCGAGTACCAAAATTGCAG GCTAAGCTGCAGGAATTCCTGGGAAGAAGTGACCTGGATAAGCATCTTGATGCAGATGAAGCAATTGTTCTGGGTGCCTCACTGCATGCAGCTAACTTAAGTGATGGAATTAAGTTGAACCGTAAGTTAGGGATGATTGATGGTTCTACTTATGGTTTTGTGTTTGAAATAAATGGCCCAGATTATGTCAAAGATGAAAGCACTGATCAATTACTGGTGCCAAGGATGAAAAAATTGGGAATTAAG ATGTTCAGGTCCATTAGACATACTAAAGACTTCGATGTTTCTATCAGCTATGAAAAAGCTTCTGAACTGCCTCCAGGTGTTACATCACACAAATTTGTGGAGTATTCTGTATCAGGCCTGACAGATGCAAGCGAAAA GTACAGTAGCCGCAATTTATCTGCACCCATCAAGGCAAATCTACATTTTTCTTTGAGTAGGAGCGGAATTATTTCTCTTGATAGGGCAGAAGCAGTGATTGAGATAACTGAATGGGTTGAAGTTCCAAAGAAGAATTTAACTCTAGAGAGTAATTCCACCAGTCAGACTTTGTCTTCGGAAGGAGGAGCAGCTAATGACACATCTGACAGTAAGGAGAATGTGAGTTCTGATGGGGATGCAAATAAGTCCAGTGCTCCAATAGATGAGAGTAATGCACAAGATATTGTTACAGAGAAGGTGCTCAAGAAAAGAACATTCAGGGTCCCGTTAAAG GTTGTGGAAAAGATGGCTGGTGCTGGATCAATTCTTTCGAAGGAGTTGTATTCTGAAGCAAAAACTAGGTTAGAGGCGCTTGATAAGAAGGATGCTGAAAGGAGGAGAACTGCTGAACTGAAAAATAACCTGGAGTCTTACATATACTCTATGAAGGAGAAG CTGGAAGAGAACACAGAAATTTTGACCGTCTCAACTGAACAGGAGAGGGAATCTTTTGCAGAGAAACTTAATGAG GTACAAGATTGGTTGTATATGGATGGTGAAGATGCTCAAGCAAATGAATTCAAGGAACGCCTTGACCAACTTAAGGCCATCGGTGACCCAATTCTTTTCAG ATTGAGTGAGCTAAAAGCCCGGCCAACGGCTTGTGAAAATGCTAGATTGTATCTTGCTGAGTTGCAAAAG ATTGTTAAGAACTGGGACTCGAACAAACCGTGGCTTCCAAAAAAGAGGGTAGATGAG GTTGTAAGTGAAGCAGAGAAAGTAAAAACTTGGTTGGAGGAGAAGGAAGCCATACAGAAAAG CACCCCTGTCTACAGTCCACCTGCTTTCACATCTGAAGAAGTCTACGAAAAAGTTCTGGACCTACAAGATAAG GTTTCTAGTGTCAATAGGATACCTAAACCAAAACCCAAGATAGAAAAGAAACCTCCCAAGGAAGAAGAGTCTGCTAACAAAGAGAAAACTGACTCTTCGGAATCTGAATCCAAAGAAGCTGAATCCACGGAAACATCGTCGGAATCAGCTGCCCCTGAAGAGAGTCAGTCTGAACCACAAAAGACTGACGATTTAGAACCTGAAGCTCATGATGAGTTGTGA
- the LOC4330493 gene encoding uncharacterized protein isoform X1, translated as MESFRDDQRAGPQSEQHSDHVSDSAEDAISDEDVLAPTRLSLACAASKEREKENKMVVPDESTIWDEVLEEADELAYVHKVPPSISFLSAGTGKRRKGEHRLKFSIRGSSSVSLNVKTENPYIGEQEVSSVMPTNRAPETMMAEQLENIKEETEDLPSEFACSTKKANVSISELLDSLQDRSASSAGTPFLLHQHTRPKEEKPKVPTSVKRTLALLGQRNLETENPLEHVIGETSSEEEDDAQNNLALINKDVKGQTMADIFQQVFNATSMDCFTLPVRSYGSGYYGRMQQILQMEKDRHAEFLRQYNREQDYLGDPKGVTVQILSRSLEGKLTICRCLFMEKSNLATTGEVSTDLDMDNSSVKRTIIFSPKICDNVDLLAGNIIHIFPPWKEVKVKEETVILCTYFSHRGV; from the exons ATGGAGAGCTTCCGTGATGATCAGCGCGCTGGTCCTCAATCCGAGCAACACTCTGATCATGTGTCTGATTCTGCTGAGGATGCAATATCTGATGAG GATGTTCTTGCACCAACAAGACTGTCATTAGCTTGTGCTGCttcaaaagaaagagagaaggaaaacAAAATGGTGGTGCCAGATGAATCAACCATCTGGGATGAAGTTCTGGAAGAAGCCGATGAGCTAGCCTATGTGCACAAAGTTCCTCCTAGTATATCATTCCTATCTGCTGGAACAGGCAAAA GGAGAAAAGGTGAACACAGGCTCAAATTCTCAATACGTGGATCCAGTTCTGTTTCACTGAATGTGAAGACTGAAAACCCATACATTGGGGAGCAAGAAGTTTCATCAGTAATGCCAACAAACAGAGCTCCTGAAACCATGATGGCTGAGCAGTTGGAAAATATCAAGGAGGAAACTGAAGATTTGCCCTCAGAGTTTGCTTGTTCAACCAAGAAAGCAAATGTTTCAATTTCTGAACTTCTTGACAGTTTACAGGATAGAAGTGCCTCCTCTGCTGGGACACCATTTTTG TTGCATCAACACACCAGACCTAAGGAAGAAAAGCCAAAGGTCCCTACTTCTGTGAAGAGAACACTTGCACTTCTAGGTCAGAGGAATCTTGAGACCGAGAATCCCTTGGAGCATGTAATTGGTGAAACATCTAGCGAGGAGGAA GACGATGCTCAAAACAACCTGGCTTTGATCAACAAAGATGTCAAGGGGCAAACTATGGCTGACATATTTCAACAAGTATTTAATGCAACAAGCATGGACTGTTTTACACTGCCCGTGAGATCATATGG ATCTGGTTATTATGGAAGGATGCAACAAATTCTGCAGATGGAGAAAGATAGGCATGCTGAGTTCCTAAGACAGTATAACAGAGAGCAAGATTATTTAG GCGATCCAAAGGGGGTTACAGTTCAGATTTTGTCAAGGTCTCTGGAAGGAAAGCTAACAATCTGCCGCTGCTTGTTCATGGAGAAGAGCAAT TTGGCCACAACAGGGGAAGTGTCAACAGATCTTGACATGGATAATAGCAGCGTGAAAAGGACCATCATCTTCAGTCCCAAGATATGTGACAACGTGGATCTTCTAGCAGGAAACATTATTCACATCTTCCCACCATG GAAAGAAGTTAAGGTGAAAGAAGAGACGGTGATTCTTTGCACCTACTTCTCGCATCGTGGAGTTTGA
- the LOC4330491 gene encoding ATP-dependent DNA helicase homolog RECG, chloroplastic isoform X1, protein MIASSSAQSWIKGHTNQLARVFSLDFRRGRSRRIPSRMRSSNALGSKLFRWCSRENHTSVRKLLEVDGTSERSKLLNKVSVLMGYSNTQELIEQERARRGSATELISVCKEIEFPEMCAKFPCIKIGDSSPIELYAAAASMSQKETVLSENLTNFMRESGGNFGAAYEFSDKCHPLDPTLTNVDHLSISEESSLTAQFVSLEPAVDTDACPESLAVADATVSDSSILDRSIRCFPGTTSRQYRQLEDGGFHTVRKLLQHFPRTYADLQNPQGSIEEGQYIMLFGTVVSSRGARLKHTLGYLEVVVSCSIIESELSSSVKSCNSQAEQKKTIHLHLKKFFSGTRFSSPSFLKCISSKYKEGDLAYVSGKIKKALTKDHYDLREYTIDMLEEEEQQCTLLDRKPYPIYPSKAGLKPSLLSLSISRALKMLTPDIDPMPHEVLVEFNLPNLFDAYMGIHKPKNRDEADFARRRLIFDDFFYLQLGRLFQMLEAVGTRVEKEELLLKCKNHELNAVGADEWSPLARKLLKVLPYLLTPSQLNAVKEIIWDLRRPVPMNRLLQGDVGCGKTVVAFLACMEVISSGFQAAFMVPTEVLALQHYEHLTSLLEKFDGDECKPNIALLTGSTSTRESRIIRNGLKTGEIAMVIGTHSLIGDKTEFSALRISVIDEQQRFGVVQRGRFNSKLYTPSTKSSDDDTISDENSASEIFMAPHVLAMSATPIPRTLALALYGDMSLTQITDLPPGRQPIETLALEGNDAGFESVFQMMSDELVDGGKVYLVYPIIEESEQLPQLHAAKAEFDSIKQKFEGYPCGLLHGRMRSDEKDGALSSFRSGETRILLSTQVIEIGVDVPDASMMVVMNAERFGMSQLHQLRGRVGRGERKSRCVFLCSTPSALPRLKVLEKSSDGFYLANADLLLRGPGDLLGKKQSGHLPEFPIARLEIDGSILQEAHLAALNVLGTSNDLAQFPGLKVELSMRQPLCILGD, encoded by the exons ATGATCGCCTCCTCCTCAGCGCAATCATGGATTAAG GGTCACACCAATCAATTAGCGAGGGTGTTTTCTTTGGATTTTCGCAGAGGGCGCTCTAGAAGGATTCCTTCCAGAATGAG GTCTAGCAATGCTCTTGGCTCTAAGCTCTTCCGGTGGTGTTCGCGCGAGAATCACACGTCCGTCAGGAAGCTGTTGGAGGTGGATGGCACGTCAGAGAGATCAAAACTCCTGAACAAA GTGTCTGTTTTGATGGGTTATAGTAATACACAAGAATTAATTGAGCAAGAAAGAGCCCGCAGAGGATCTGCTACAGAATTGATCAGTGTATGCAAAGAAATTGAGTTCCCAGAAATGTGTGCAAAGTTTCCATGCATAAAAATTGGTGATTCATCACCTATTGAACtatatgctgctgctgctagcatGAGTCAGAAAGAAACTGTGCTTTCTGAAAACCTCACGAATTTCATGCGAGAGTCCGGTGGAAATTTTGGGGCAGCTTATGAGTTTTCTGACAAATGCCATCCATTAGATCCAACCCTTACAAACGTCGATCACCTATCAATCAGTGAAGAGAGTTCTCTCACAGCACAGTTTGTTTCTCTTGAACCGGCAGTTGATACCGATGCTTGTCCAGAGTCATTGGCAGTGGCAGATGCTACAGTTTCTGATTCTAGCATCTTGGACAGAAGTATAAGATGTTTTCCCGGAACAACTAGTAGGCAATATCGCCAGCTAGAGGATGGTGGTTTCCATACG GTACGGAAATTGTTGCAGCATTTTCCCCGGACCTATGCAGATCTACAAAATCCTCAAGGTTCAATAGAAGAGGGGCAGTACATCATGCTGTTTGGAACCGTTGTATCTTCCAG GGGAGCCAGACTTAAGCACACTTTAGGTTACCTTGAGGTTGTTGTTAGTTGTTCAATAATCGAGAGTGAGTTAAGCTCTTCAGTTAAGAGTTGTAACTCTCAAGCAGAACAAAAGAAGACAATTCATTTGCACCTCAAGAAATTTTTCAGCGGCACACGCTTCTCTTCTCCATCTTTTCTTAAGTGTATATCATCGAAGTACAAAGAGGGGGATCTTGCTTATGTCAGCGGTAAG ATCAAGAAGGCGCTTACTAAAGACCATTATGATTTGAGAGAGTACACTATTGACATGCTTGAAGAAGAGGAACAACAATGCACCCTGCTTGACAGGAAACCATATCCTATATACCCATCAAAAGCAGGATTGAAACCAAGTTTGCTGAGCCTCTCCATCTCAAG GGCCTTGAAGATGCTGACGCCAGACATTGACCCTATGCCTCATGAAGTTCTTGTTGAATTCAACTTGCCCAATCTCTTTGAT GCTTACATGGGAATCCACAAGCCTAAGAATCGAGATGAAGCCGATTTTGCTCGGAGAAGGCTTATTTTCGATGATTTCTTTTATCTTCAG TTGGGAAGACTGTTTCAAATGCTTGAAGCTGTTGGTACACGGGTTGAGAAGGAAGAATTGTTATTGAAGTGCAAAAATCATGAGCTAAATGCTGTTGGTGCTGACGAGTGGTCTCCTCTTGCAAGGAAATTGTTAAAAGTTCTTCCTTATTTGCTTACTCCTAGTCAATTGAATGCTGTTAAAGAGATTATATGGGATCTCAGAAGACCAGTTCCTATGAACAGACTCTTGCAA GGTGATGTTGGTTGTGGTAAAACCGTAGTTGCTTTCCTTGCATGCATGGAGGTCATTAGCTCAGGATTTCAG gctGCTTTCATGGTTCCAACGGAGGTTCTTGCCCTCCAGCATTATGAACATCTAACTTCATTGCTGGAGAAGTTTGATGGAGATGAATGCAAACCAAACATTGCTTTACTAACTGGTTCAACTTCCACGAGGGAATCAAGGATTATTCGAAAT GGTCTCAAGACAGGAGAAATAGCAATGGTCATTGGAACACACAGCTTAATTGGTGATAAAACCGAATTCTCAGCTTTGCGCATCTCTGTTATAGATGAGCAGCAGCGCTTTGGTGTTGTTCAAAGAGGAAGGTTTAATAGTAAG CTATATACCCCTTCCACGAAATCGAGTGATGATGATACAATCTCAGACGAGAATTCCGCTTCTGAAATATTTATGGCTCCCCATGTTCTTGCTATGTCCGCTACTCCAATCCCAAGAACGTTGGCTCTTGCTCTGTATGGGGACATGTCCCTTACACAG ATCACGGACTTGCCTCCAGGAAGACAACCTATAGAAACTCTTGCTCTTGAAGGAAATGATGCTGGTTTTGAATCTGTCTTCCAG atgatgAGTGATGAACTGGTTGATGGAGGCAAGGTCTACCTCGTATATCCTATCATAGAAGAATCAGAGCAGCTACCACAACTTCATGCAGCAAAAGCCGAGTTTGATTCCATAAAGCAAAAATTTGAAGGTTATCCCTGTGGGCTGTTGCACGGTCGCATGAGGAGCGATGAGAAGGATGGAGCCCTCAGCAGTTTTAGATCCGGGGAAACACGTATTCTCCTCTCAACACAAGTGATTGAGATTGGAGTCGATGTTCCTGATGCTTCCATGATGGTTGTCATGAATGCTGAGAGATTTGGAATGTCTCAGCTGCACCAGTTAAGGGGTCGGGTAGGGCGTGGCGAAAGGAAATCCAGATGTGTGTTCCTATGCTCCACTCCTAGCGCGCTGCCAAGGTTGAAGGTGCTTGAGAAGTCATCCGATGGATTCTACTTGGCTAACGCCGACCTGCTACTGCGTGGCCCTGGTGATCTACTCGGCAAGAAACAGTCAGGGCATCTTCCAGAGTTTCCAATAGCTAGACTGGAGATTGATGGCAGTATTCTACAAGAAGCTCATCTTGCTGCACTT AACGTTTTGGGAACAAGCAACGACCTTGCACAATTTCCAGGACTAAAAGTTGAGCTCAGCATGAGACAACCGCTGTGCATTCTTGGAGATTGA
- the LOC4330493 gene encoding uncharacterized protein isoform X2 gives MESFRDDQRAGPQSEQHSDHVSDSAEDAISDEDVLAPTRLSLACAASKEREKENKMVVPDESTIWDEVLEEADELAYVHKVPPSISFLSAGTGKRRKGEHRLKFSIRGSSSVSLNVKTENPYIGEQEVSSVMPTNRAPETMMAEQLENIKEETEDLPSEFACSTKKANVSISELLDSLQDRSASSAGTPFLLHQHTRPKEEKPKVPTSVKRTLALLGQRNLETENPLEHVIGETSSEEEVDVKGQTMADIFQQVFNATSMDCFTLPVRSYGSGYYGRMQQILQMEKDRHAEFLRQYNREQDYLGDPKGVTVQILSRSLEGKLTICRCLFMEKSNLATTGEVSTDLDMDNSSVKRTIIFSPKICDNVDLLAGNIIHIFPPWKEVKVKEETVILCTYFSHRGV, from the exons ATGGAGAGCTTCCGTGATGATCAGCGCGCTGGTCCTCAATCCGAGCAACACTCTGATCATGTGTCTGATTCTGCTGAGGATGCAATATCTGATGAG GATGTTCTTGCACCAACAAGACTGTCATTAGCTTGTGCTGCttcaaaagaaagagagaaggaaaacAAAATGGTGGTGCCAGATGAATCAACCATCTGGGATGAAGTTCTGGAAGAAGCCGATGAGCTAGCCTATGTGCACAAAGTTCCTCCTAGTATATCATTCCTATCTGCTGGAACAGGCAAAA GGAGAAAAGGTGAACACAGGCTCAAATTCTCAATACGTGGATCCAGTTCTGTTTCACTGAATGTGAAGACTGAAAACCCATACATTGGGGAGCAAGAAGTTTCATCAGTAATGCCAACAAACAGAGCTCCTGAAACCATGATGGCTGAGCAGTTGGAAAATATCAAGGAGGAAACTGAAGATTTGCCCTCAGAGTTTGCTTGTTCAACCAAGAAAGCAAATGTTTCAATTTCTGAACTTCTTGACAGTTTACAGGATAGAAGTGCCTCCTCTGCTGGGACACCATTTTTG TTGCATCAACACACCAGACCTAAGGAAGAAAAGCCAAAGGTCCCTACTTCTGTGAAGAGAACACTTGCACTTCTAGGTCAGAGGAATCTTGAGACCGAGAATCCCTTGGAGCATGTAATTGGTGAAACATCTAGCGAGGAGGAAGTAG ATGTCAAGGGGCAAACTATGGCTGACATATTTCAACAAGTATTTAATGCAACAAGCATGGACTGTTTTACACTGCCCGTGAGATCATATGG ATCTGGTTATTATGGAAGGATGCAACAAATTCTGCAGATGGAGAAAGATAGGCATGCTGAGTTCCTAAGACAGTATAACAGAGAGCAAGATTATTTAG GCGATCCAAAGGGGGTTACAGTTCAGATTTTGTCAAGGTCTCTGGAAGGAAAGCTAACAATCTGCCGCTGCTTGTTCATGGAGAAGAGCAAT TTGGCCACAACAGGGGAAGTGTCAACAGATCTTGACATGGATAATAGCAGCGTGAAAAGGACCATCATCTTCAGTCCCAAGATATGTGACAACGTGGATCTTCTAGCAGGAAACATTATTCACATCTTCCCACCATG GAAAGAAGTTAAGGTGAAAGAAGAGACGGTGATTCTTTGCACCTACTTCTCGCATCGTGGAGTTTGA